The genome window AGTCGACTCATCTGACTCGACCGCAATTCCAAGGGCTCAGTGTATACACCTCCAACTCTATCTAATTTGCTCTTATAATTCAAGTTATGTGAAGAGGTCAACAGGATATATAATAAACTCACGCTAGCGGAGACGCAACCGGAGAGCGCGGCGGATCAAGTCTTAAACGAGGTGGAACAAAAATCGCTGCGAGCCTACGTTCTCTATCGTTTTGGCGAGGAAATCGGAGAGAAAATGACGGTGGGAGAAGTGCGGCTTTGGATTGGACGGATTGGAGGACATTTAGGGAGGAAACGAGATGGCCAGCCCGGGGTTCGAACCCTATGGCGCGGGTGGAGAGATTTTGAATTGATCGTCTCAATGTATATCGCCCTCAATCCTCAATAAACTTGTGGGTAAAGATCAGCCCAAAGGGCGAGGGAATATATAAGCAATAATCCTAACGCATACTGGTATTACAACCGCACTCGCGCATAGCGCAATACGTTTGGCCTCCCGCCGGTTCCATACAGATCGATCCAGTTCGAAGGTTTGGAACCGCCTCGCTCGGTTACGGTGAAAAACGTCGTGAAAGGTTCTTTCAGCGGGATGGGCTTCGCTTCTCCCATTTCGGGCCATATTCTCTGGATACGATTTTCGGCGATGGATTTGCCTTCTTTGTCTTTTCCTTGAACGTACATGACAACATACAACGCGCCGTCAGGCGCGGAGTAAAACCGCGCATAATGCGGCTCTGGTTCCTCCAATCCTTCGCCGCCATGCGCTATGGCGAATTTCTTCACGACGGCGCCCTCGCGAACGATGGCGCATTGCAAGATTGTCTCCAACTTCCGATCGGGGAAGTATCGGTCGCGCATCAACGCGTTCTGCACAGGATTGATCGCGTATAATAGATAAGCGCTTCCATCCTTTCCGATCCAAAGATCGAGATTGCGGATATGTCCCGCCGTGGCATCGACGTTTTCAATCTCGATGGGTTCATGAAAATCGGAATGAGTTAAATCGGGCGACCAGGCGTAGAACAAGCGGCGGAATACGTAATCCCAATCCCGGCCGGTTTTCTCTTTCTTGTAAGCGCGCCATTCCGGCGTCGGCTCCACGATGTCGCCCACGGCCATAATGTGCCCCGCACGATGGCTCAAGGCCGTTTGGGGATAGCAGGAACGGATGGGAAAAGCGATCTTGCCCTTGGCGATCCATTCTTCTCCGGCGTTACATAGGCTCCAATATTGTTCCCCGGTTTTAGCATGGATATTGAAGAGAAGAATTTCGTTAGCGTCTCCATCGGCGGCGACGCCGCGATAGGAATGATCCGTAAATTCGGTTCCTTCCGCCCAATCCGGCTGGACAGCTTCCGGCGCTTTTTGGGGATCGTCGAGAGAAAAGCGCAACAAATTCGGTTCGCAGGGGCCGTATTGCGTTCCTGGCGGCTGCGTTGAGGGATTAATAGAAAGATAAAGCATCCGGTTGGAAAGAAGGACCAACGGGCAAGGTTCGCGTTCGCGGAATTGTTCCGCCTGAGCAAATATTTTCCATTGATCTTTCGTCCGCTCGAGAATCCGCCAGCGCGTGTTGCACAAGGGGGGAACGTCTTTTCCCGTCTCGCTGGCGTTTACGTAAATCCGGCCGCCGTCCCGCGCGATCAACGGCGATCCGTAACACCAAAGCGGCCCGGCGCCGTTGTTCGGACTTTCGAACTCCGTCACGTCTTCTTCCACTTCCGCTACCGGCAAGTTCTTCCAAATCGCATAAACGAGTTTCTTGCGGGAATCGCCGGAGTTGGCGTAGGAATCCAGCGCCGCTTCCAATCCCTGGCATATTTTTTCCGCCGTTTCGTAATAGGAATTGTCCGCCGCCGTTTGCGACGGTTCGGGAAGCGAAGGAAGCATGTTTTCTTCTTGCAGGCGCAGACGTTCGTGAATCGCAGAGACGAATTCGTAAGCCAGGCTGCAATGCGCTACTTCGTAACTATCTTTCTGCCCGTTCGTCATTAACTTCGGATATAACGTTTTCAACAAATTCTTGGCTTGATTGTCTAAGGCGACGAGCCGTTCCGGGATTTTTTTCAAGGGAGGCTTGGCTTCTTCTTTTGGCGATGGCGAACGTTCCAGGCTATGCGGCTCGCCCAGGTCGATGCGAATCTCCGCGCGGTCCGGCGTTTCGGCGTAAGGCAAAGATACGGTTCGATCGTCGTAATTGCGCCACGGTTTTCCATTTATCCAAACGCCAGCAATTTTCCCCGTTCCGGCAGTAGATAAATACAATTGCTTGCCGCCGAAGCGAATGGGGAATTTTTGTTCCATCTGCGTAATTTTCGGGGGGATATGGGGAATCAACGTCAACCCGCAGGCGCGGTAGAGAAATTCGAATAGTCCCCGAACCATCGCCGCCGGAGGGCCGAAGGAATCGTAGCATAGATTGATTGGCTCTTTGGGTTGATAGACCTTACTGCCGAATTCCACAAGCGGATTGTCCATGCGGAATTCGCGGGCGAATTTGAGCAGTTGCTTCATCGAACGGCGGGCGTCTTCGTATTTTCCCAAGCGATAGTAGGCCATAATCATCCGCGCTTCGCAGGTGGACCAATGGCCTCCGTTGACCCACGTCCCGAATTTCCATAGCCAACTGGTTGGCTCTTCGTACATATCGTCCAAGCCGGGATAATTGGCGATGATGAAATCATGAGGACGCAGGCCAGGAAGGGAAGCGATTTTGCCGTAGATTTTATCCGCCTGCGCGTCGTCTACGACGCGGAAGGCGATGGCGTCGTGATTGGGCGATGCCTCGAAATAGCCGTATTTTTCCGCGCCGTATACGCCGTGCTTGGTTCCATCGGGATCGAGCGATTTGATGAAATAGCCTTCATCCGTAGAAAGTTGAGAAAGCCCTAACTTCGCCAGATCGCGGCGTTTTCGGTAAAGTTCCGCTTTCTCTTCGTCTCCAGCCAGTTTTTCTACTTCAATCAACCGGTCCAACGCGGCGATGTAGGTTATCGATAATCCCGCAAGGTAAGCCTGGCCGTACGTTCCGTCTGGCTTTTTATAGCCTGCGTAACTCGGCGCCAATAGATTGCCCGCTGGACCGGCGAGAAAGATATTGTTGCTGGGATCGCGCCGCGTTTCGATAAAATTGGCGCAACGCTCCAATTTAGGCCGGTAATGCGCGACGGCGTTTTCATTCCGGCTAATGAGCAGCAATTCCGATTGCATCAATAATCCCGCCGCTGTGAATTCCATTCCCCAATCGTGAATGTCGACGCGCCCATCGCCCTGTTTGGCGACGAACCATCCGGGGCTGGCGGCGTCGCAGAGGCAGCCGTTGGGGGGAATCCAATCGAATTTGTCGTAGGGCGCTTTATGCAGGCCGTCGCCCATCTGATCGAACCATAAGTCTTGCGAATTTTGCAAAAACGTAAGAAATGGCTCTTGTAAAAACGGCAGCGCGCAATAGGTGGTTCCGTAACTATTCTGAATCCACCAGGCGTTCCATGTCGGACCTTCGACCAGCCCGTTCCATTTCGGCGTATACATCATGGCGATGTTTTGAAATTCGGGATCGGGAGCGAACATCCGCCGGGAGATATCCAATAATCCCAGATACTCGGCGTCTCCCTCGCCCCGAAAGAATTTGCCTTCGAACTCCAAGGCGGCCGGCGCTTGCGCAAAACCGATTCCTATTAGCAAGACGAAACAGGCCGCGATTCTATACCGACATTTGCGCATCATTGTCTCCTTCTCTTTCGAATAGTATCATTATTCGCCGAATTTCAAAAACGCCGGATTCTCGTTTACTACTAATATCTTCCCATATTCCGGATGCGTAATGAATGCGGGCAATTCGTAAATGGTGGAATTAGGATCGGCGGCGTCCGGCTTTCCTTCAATTGGCGTCGAGTCGATGTTGACCCATTTCGTCCCCGCCGCGCAATAAGGCGTTTGAAATACGAATTTGTAGAGGCGCGCAGGGCCGGGATTTTCTCCCTTGACGATGAACTTTCGCGAGGATTCCGCCGCCGTATAGAACTCGCCGGAATCCAATTCGTTGCGGTAGCGCCATATGGCTCCCCATTTCTCGTTATTGTCGTTGATCCAGCCGCAAGTTATGAGATTGTCGCCGATCGTGCGGTCTTTCTCGTTTCTCTCCGTGGAAGCAGGAATCCAGATGCGGAAGTTTTTGCATAATCCGAGTCCCGGATTCAAGAACGAAGCGGCGGAAGCGTGAAGTTGTTTGGCCGCGGCGCGAATCGCCCGTTCCGTTCCGGGGTCGGCGCTGGCGTCGTTAAACCAGCCCGTATCCCACTGCGGATAATTTCCGTTGTAATGCTGGGTCCAATAGAGATAGTATTCCCACACGTCGCCCAAGGCGGACTGCATGGCGGCATTAAGCAGAATGCTGCGCAGGTAATAAACCGCCTGAGTCATTTCGTTGGCGCCGGCGCAGGCGTAAACGCTGCCTATCGTGGGGCTGAATCCATTTTCCATAATAGCGAATTTGGGGCGGTAATCGTATTGATTGCAAATTTCCGCCAGCGTATCCAAACGTTGAATCCATTCCTTATAAATATTTGCCTCAAAAGAAAATTCCGGCGGATGAATTCCGCAATAGCCATTCATAGCGATCGTTTCAGGCAAGCGGTCCAATGCGCCGTTGGAACTTTCCATGACGCGTTGAATAAAGCCGTTAAGAAAAGCTCGGCAATTTCGTCCATTGTCTTGCAGGCCGCCGCCGCTGACGCCGCCCGCCGCCGCGTCTAGTTGTTTGTGATCCTCGATGCTGCCGCTGAGAATCTCCATGTGCGGCCAATTGGTTTTGACGGCTTCTCTCGCTTGCAGATAATATTCGGCGAACGTTCTGCCCGAGTAATACATATCCCCTTCTTTATGTTTCCACTTGCCTTCTTCTTCGTTGCCGAGTTGAACGCCGATAATGACGCCGCTCACGGCGCCGGGCAGGCGTTGTTCGATGCTCTCCAGGCGGAATTTCACCCAGGCGCCGTATCCCGCCGCATCGGCGGTATAGCGGCGTTCGAATTGTCCCGTCGCTGGATCGTAAGGAGTTTTTAAATCCAGGTTCCACCAAGCGTCAATACAGTCGCCGATGGCGGCGGCGCAGGGGAGTACATTCGGGTCTATGCCGTATTCCGCGTTGCCGCAATCGAAGACAATGATGACCCGCATATCGTTTTTCGCCGCTTCGTTAATGAAACCGACATTGCTCTCCAACGATTCATGGGCGAAATAGCGCACGATATGGAGATTGTTCTCTTTCAAATCGAGCAGAGTTTTATTTCTCGTATTTTCTCCAATGTAACTTTGGATATTCGATCCAAAGACGTTTTCTCGCGGCGCGTCGGGAGGCCGATGCGTCGGCGTCGGCGTAGGCGTTTGATTTGGATCCGCCGTCGGTGTAGAAGTCGGCGGCGTACTGGGCTTAGTCAGAGCCAGACGGAATGAAATAGTTTCCGCAATGAAGGAAGGAGGAAATTTACTGCGCGCCGCCGACCGGCAGCCGGTCTCGCCGCCATTCCAGAAACCGCCCCGGATGACGCGATCTTCGCCGAATGATGGACCGCGGGGATCGATTGGATTGGAACTGGAATAGCGATCGTAGAAGTCCTGGCACCATTCCTGCGCATTGCCGCTCATATCGTAAAATCCCCACGCATTGGGCGTTTTTATGCCTACTACATTCGTTTTCGATTGCGAATTGCCATAGAACCAGGCGTAATCGGCGATAAGAGCGTAATTGGCATCTTCTCCCCAATAATATCGTTCTATGCTTCCCGCCCGGCAGGCGTATTCCCATTCCGCTTCGGTAGGCAGCCGGAACGTTCCATAGCCAAGATTCAAGTCGTTTAATTTTTGGATGAACGCCTGGCATTCGTCCCAAGAGACGCTATCGACGGGAAGGTTGACATTGCCGCCGAAATGGGAAGGATTTTCTCCATTCATAATGATCTTCCATTGCGCCTGAGTTACTTCGTATTTTCCGAGATAGAAATCCTTGGTAATCTCGATTTCGGTTTGCGGACCTTCGTCTTCGCCGCGTCCCTTTTCGCCGAGAGGACTGCCCCGCAGATACTTCCCCGCCGGTATAAGCGCCATCCGCAGAGGAATAGCGTTTATAGATAGGCCGGGGAGGGGTATCTCGATTGTCGGCAAGGGCGTTAATGTGGGCGTTGGCATCGGCGTATCCGTGGGAGTCGGCGACGGCGGAATATCGAGGGAGAGAAGCCGCAAACCAAGAGCGTTGGCTCGAAAACTCGGCTCATGTCCTTCGCGGGAAGCGGATCGGCTGTTGGCGGCGGCGCCGTTATAACGGTTTCCGCGAGCAACATGCTGAGTTCCTTCCTCCGCTCCTTGAGGATCGATTTGCGAATAAGAGGAATAAACGCTGTATTTATCCGAACACCATTGCAATACGTTCCCGCACATTTCATGCAAATTCCAAGGATTGGGCTTTTTTTCCCTCACTGAATGGGTTTGGTTGCCGGAATTGTCGTAAAACCAGGCGTATTCGCGTATGGCGTCGATCGTGTTGCCCCAATGATACGCCGTCGTCGTTCCCGCGCGGCAGGCGTATTCCCATTCCGCCTCGGTTGGCAGCCGAAAGGTTCGCAGATGCAAGGCGTTGAGTTGTTCGATGAATTGCTGGCCTTCGGACCAGGAGACGCTTTCAACAGGCAGATCGCCGCTGCCTATGAAAGAGGAGGGATTGCTTCCCATCACGGCTTCCCATTGCGCTTGGGTAACGGGATATTTGCCGAGATAAAATCCTTTCGTAATCGTAACGACATGCTGGGGGCCTTCATTATCGTTGCGATCGGCTTCGCTTGATGGACTGCCCATCATAAAAATGCCCGGTTCGATATAGACCATTTCCAATGGAAGAACGCCTTCTGGCAGATTCGGCAAAAGAACGATCAACGGCGTCGGAGTATAAGTAGGCGTGGGCGAAGGAATGAGGGTTGGCGTTGGCGTGAAAGTCGCCGTGAACGTCGCAGTTGGCTTGGGCGTAAAAGTCCGTGTGAATGTCGGCGTAAAAGTGTAAGTCGGCGTTGGCGTTATCGTTGGAGTTGGAGTAACCGTAGGCGGTACAACGAAATCGCGCGCTGCCCGGAACGAGATCGTTGAGGCCTTAGTATAATTGGGTTGTTTGTTGCGCGCTGCGGAACGCAGGCTTTGAACGCTTCCATTCCAGAAACCGCCCCGGAGAACGCGCTCGGCGCCTGTAGAAGGACCGTGCGGATCGGTTTGGCTGCCAGCGGCGTAAGCGCCATAGTAATCCTCGCACCATTCGTTCACATTGCCGCTCATATCGAAGAATCCCCAAGGATTAGGCAATTTCAAGCCGACGATGTGAGTTTGGTTTTGACTGTTATCGTAAAACCATCCGTAGTCCTTAGCTTCCGTATACTCCAAATCGTCTCCCCAATAATAACGAGTCGTGGTTCCCGCACGGCAGGCATATTCCCATTCCGCTTCCGTCGGCATCCGAAATACGCCTTCCGCATTTCCTTTCAGTTTTTGGAAAAAATCATGGCATTCGTCCCACGTGACCGAATCGACCGGCAAGTTGGAATCGCCTTTAAAAATCGATGGATTCGTCCCCATAACGGCTTGCCATTGCGCTTGGGTGATGGGGTATATCGACAAATAAAAGGGCTTGGCGATGGCGACTTGATGTAGTGGAGATTCGTTGGCATTCCTATCTTTCTCGTTTTCGGGACTGCCCATCAAGAACGTTCCCGCTAAAACCAGTTTAATTTCCAGCGGTTTGGCGTTGACGGCGAGATTGGGAATGGGAACGACGATTCTGTCCGGAATGGGCGTAGCTGTTGGCGGAATGGGGGAGGGCGTGGGAGTAGGAGGAAGCGGAGTAGGAGTTAGCGTAGGCGTCGTCTCGGTTCCCGCCGCCATCCCGGTAATTTCCGATACGTCCAGTTCGATCTTATCTTCGCTCATAACCAGGATATCCAGGTTATCGATATAGGCCGTTAAGGGTTCCGATTGACTGGTATTGATGATTTGAATAATTCCTTGAAAACCCGTAGAGGGGGGAAGAAAGAAGTCGGCGAGACGATGATATTTATTCAAAAAATAATTGCCGTTATTGGGAGTAATCGTCGAAACGAAAACGTTCTCCCCCAGATCAAGCGATGCCAAATAGACCGAAGCGTAGGGAGTATCCGTCCGTATGGAGCAGCGCAGCAAGGCGCAATGGGACGTTTGAAAGGGCTGGGTGAAAATCATAATGCCTTCGCCGGGATCGGCCTTGATAATTATTCCTATGCCATCGGTCGCTCCCTCGAATGCGCGATCGGTGGGAATGGCGCCAAAACTCGCGTCCGCCTGGGGATATTGCCCGAATCCGGCGCCCATGATCGTAATTTTGTTCTCGTCCGCATTGCGGCCGGAAAAATCCAACCGCAGATTCTCATCCTCCGCCGCAAGATCGATAACAAGAATAGAAAACAAAAAGAGCAGCCCAAAGTTA of Candidatus Omnitrophota bacterium contains these proteins:
- a CDS encoding formylglycine-generating enzyme family protein; amino-acid sequence: MTQRTINFGLLFLFSILVIDLAAEDENLRLDFSGRNADENKITIMGAGFGQYPQADASFGAIPTDRAFEGATDGIGIIIKADPGEGIMIFTQPFQTSHCALLRCSIRTDTPYASVYLASLDLGENVFVSTITPNNGNYFLNKYHRLADFFLPPSTGFQGIIQIINTSQSEPLTAYIDNLDILVMSEDKIELDVSEITGMAAGTETTPTLTPTPLPPTPTPSPIPPTATPIPDRIVVPIPNLAVNAKPLEIKLVLAGTFLMGSPENEKDRNANESPLHQVAIAKPFYLSIYPITQAQWQAVMGTNPSIFKGDSNLPVDSVTWDECHDFFQKLKGNAEGVFRMPTEAEWEYACRAGTTTRYYWGDDLEYTEAKDYGWFYDNSQNQTHIVGLKLPNPWGFFDMSGNVNEWCEDYYGAYAAGSQTDPHGPSTGAERVLRGGFWNGSVQSLRSAARNKQPNYTKASTISFRAARDFVVPPTVTPTPTITPTPTYTFTPTFTRTFTPKPTATFTATFTPTPTLIPSPTPTYTPTPLIVLLPNLPEGVLPLEMVYIEPGIFMMGSPSSEADRNDNEGPQHVVTITKGFYLGKYPVTQAQWEAVMGSNPSSFIGSGDLPVESVSWSEGQQFIEQLNALHLRTFRLPTEAEWEYACRAGTTTAYHWGNTIDAIREYAWFYDNSGNQTHSVREKKPNPWNLHEMCGNVLQWCSDKYSVYSSYSQIDPQGAEEGTQHVARGNRYNGAAANSRSASREGHEPSFRANALGLRLLSLDIPPSPTPTDTPMPTPTLTPLPTIEIPLPGLSINAIPLRMALIPAGKYLRGSPLGEKGRGEDEGPQTEIEITKDFYLGKYEVTQAQWKIIMNGENPSHFGGNVNLPVDSVSWDECQAFIQKLNDLNLGYGTFRLPTEAEWEYACRAGSIERYYWGEDANYALIADYAWFYGNSQSKTNVVGIKTPNAWGFYDMSGNAQEWCQDFYDRYSSSNPIDPRGPSFGEDRVIRGGFWNGGETGCRSAARSKFPPSFIAETISFRLALTKPSTPPTSTPTADPNQTPTPTPTHRPPDAPRENVFGSNIQSYIGENTRNKTLLDLKENNLHIVRYFAHESLESNVGFINEAAKNDMRVIIVFDCGNAEYGIDPNVLPCAAAIGDCIDAWWNLDLKTPYDPATGQFERRYTADAAGYGAWVKFRLESIEQRLPGAVSGVIIGVQLGNEEEGKWKHKEGDMYYSGRTFAEYYLQAREAVKTNWPHMEILSGSIEDHKQLDAAAGGVSGGGLQDNGRNCRAFLNGFIQRVMESSNGALDRLPETIAMNGYCGIHPPEFSFEANIYKEWIQRLDTLAEICNQYDYRPKFAIMENGFSPTIGSVYACAGANEMTQAVYYLRSILLNAAMQSALGDVWEYYLYWTQHYNGNYPQWDTGWFNDASADPGTERAIRAAAKQLHASAASFLNPGLGLCKNFRIWIPASTERNEKDRTIGDNLITCGWINDNNEKWGAIWRYRNELDSGEFYTAAESSRKFIVKGENPGPARLYKFVFQTPYCAAGTKWVNIDSTPIEGKPDAADPNSTIYELPAFITHPEYGKILVVNENPAFLKFGE
- a CDS encoding IS4 family transposase produces the protein MYNKLTLAETQPESAADQVLNEVEQKSLRAYVLYRFGEEIGEKMTVGEVRLWIGRIGGHLGRKRDGQPGVRTLWRGWRDFELIVSMYIALNPQ